Genomic segment of Catenibacterium mitsuokai:
TAAAAACGGAGGTAATGACTATGTTTAAAGAAGTAGATATAAATACATTTGATTTAAAAATATTCAATAAATTGAATAAGGAATGGGCACTACTTAGTGCAGGTAATAAAGACGCATTTAATACTATGACTATTTCATGGGGCGAGATGGGTACATTATGGAATAAGCCAGTGATGACTTGTTTTGTAAGACCACAGCGTTATACAAAGGAATTTATAGATTCTAATGATAAGATGACTCTTTCATTCTTTAATGGAGAACATATGAAAGATTTAACAATACTTGGTAGAGAGTCTGGACGTGATGGAGATAAGATTGCGAAGACTGATTTAACACCTACTTTTATTGAAGGTCTTCCTACATTTGAAGAAGCAGACATTGTTGTTGTGGGAAAGAAACTCTATGAAGATACAATCAAGCCTGAATGTTTCTTAGATGAAACGCTTGTGGATAAGAACTATCCTAATAAAGATTTTCATACAATGTATATCTGTGAAGTTGAAAAGATCTATATGAAATAAGAGAAGCGCTAGTTCGCTTCTCTTTTTAGTTCATTATATTCTCTTATCTGGTTATATTCTTCGATTGTTTTCTTAATATCATTAAAGATATGTGGGTCAAGTGTCTTCTCTAGTTCATCTTCATCCACAAACTTATAATCTGTATGTTCAAATGAAATCT
This window contains:
- a CDS encoding flavin reductase translates to MFKEVDINTFDLKIFNKLNKEWALLSAGNKDAFNTMTISWGEMGTLWNKPVMTCFVRPQRYTKEFIDSNDKMTLSFFNGEHMKDLTILGRESGRDGDKIAKTDLTPTFIEGLPTFEEADIVVVGKKLYEDTIKPECFLDETLVDKNYPNKDFHTMYICEVEKIYMK